One region of Thermodesulfobacteriota bacterium genomic DNA includes:
- a CDS encoding outer membrane lipoprotein carrier protein LolA, with protein sequence MKGNARVKVGRLLGQVLLGALLAAPAGAWAAEPEVLLAGLRAAYEDTADLTARFVQTARLVAAGMEREAQGRVAFKKQGKMRWSYDGDDPQEIVSDGETLWIHQVRDRTVLRQELAALPESSRLALDLLTGFQGVERSFELGSCGELCLALTPREARPDLSRVLVEVAADASEVRAVTTEDPLGNRTRVAFSELRRNTGLDDSLFEFRAPEGAQVLDMPGGP encoded by the coding sequence GTGAAGGGAAACGCTAGGGTCAAGGTAGGGAGGCTGCTGGGTCAGGTGCTCCTGGGCGCCCTCCTGGCCGCGCCCGCAGGAGCGTGGGCCGCGGAGCCCGAGGTCTTGCTGGCCGGGCTGCGCGCGGCCTACGAGGACACCGCCGACCTCACGGCCCGGTTCGTCCAGACCGCCCGGCTGGTGGCAGCCGGGATGGAGCGCGAGGCCCAGGGGCGGGTGGCCTTCAAGAAGCAGGGAAAGATGCGCTGGAGCTACGACGGGGACGACCCCCAGGAGATCGTGAGCGACGGAGAGACGCTCTGGATCCACCAGGTGCGCGACCGCACGGTGCTGCGCCAGGAGCTCGCGGCGCTGCCCGAGTCGAGCCGGCTCGCCCTGGACCTCCTGACGGGGTTCCAGGGGGTGGAGCGGTCCTTCGAGCTCGGCTCGTGCGGCGAGCTCTGCCTGGCCCTGACCCCCCGGGAGGCCCGGCCGGATCTCAGCCGGGTGCTGGTGGAGGTGGCCGCGGACGCAAGCGAGGTGCGCGCGGTGACCACCGAAGACCCCCTGGGCAACCGCACCCGGGTGGCGTTCTCGGAGCTGCGCCGCAACACCGGCCTCGACGACTCCCTCTTCGAGTTTCGGGCGCCCGAGGGGGCTCAGGTGCTCGACATGCCGGGGGGGCCGTGA